Proteins found in one Gemmatimonas sp. genomic segment:
- a CDS encoding BCD family MFS transporter, whose product MARPADVFVKGLSSLSSRFMPFADVATAEVPLSRLMRLALFQLSVGMVQTLFVGTLNRVMILELNVPASLVAMMLAIPLLVAPLRALVGFRSDTHRSILGWKRVPYLWLGTQLQFGGLAIMPFALLVLSENGGRGPAWIGYAGTALAFLLVGAGAHTTQTAGLALATDVVREDKRPRVIALMYLMMLLGTLISALVLEQFLRDFTPLKLIQVIQGTAVFTVICNAVSLWKQEARVKGVVEYTKDEIRPRFRDAWRTFAGGGQAVRLLVASGIGFFAFNLQDVLLEPYGGEILKLTVSQTTMLTAIMAAGAVAAFALSAELLRRRRDPIRLAALGALAGIIGFAMIVFASPLDSPMLFRGGTAMIGFGEGLFGVGTLSFAMQLKDASQHGIALGAWGAVFATAEGLSFALSGLLKDWLSHLVERGALGPGMSVASVPYSVVYHLEIFSLFATLVALGPLVARRRAGRASTDATPRSFGLADLPA is encoded by the coding sequence ATGGCCCGTCCAGCAGATGTCTTCGTCAAAGGGTTATCGAGCCTCTCGTCTCGATTCATGCCGTTTGCCGATGTCGCCACCGCCGAGGTGCCATTGTCGCGCCTCATGCGACTGGCGCTGTTTCAGCTGTCGGTCGGCATGGTCCAGACGCTCTTCGTCGGGACGCTCAATCGCGTCATGATCCTCGAGCTCAACGTACCCGCGTCGTTGGTGGCGATGATGCTCGCCATCCCGCTGCTCGTGGCGCCGTTGCGCGCGCTGGTCGGATTCCGCTCCGATACGCATCGCAGCATCCTCGGGTGGAAGCGCGTGCCGTACCTCTGGCTCGGCACCCAGTTGCAGTTCGGTGGCCTGGCCATCATGCCGTTCGCGCTGCTCGTGCTGTCCGAGAATGGTGGACGGGGGCCGGCCTGGATTGGATACGCCGGTACGGCGTTGGCCTTTCTGCTCGTCGGCGCTGGTGCCCACACCACGCAAACGGCCGGCCTCGCGCTGGCGACCGATGTCGTGCGCGAGGACAAACGGCCCCGCGTGATCGCGCTCATGTATCTCATGATGCTGCTGGGCACGCTGATCTCGGCGCTTGTCCTTGAGCAGTTCCTGCGCGACTTCACGCCCCTCAAGCTGATTCAGGTGATCCAGGGGACCGCGGTCTTCACCGTGATCTGCAACGCGGTCTCCCTGTGGAAACAGGAAGCGCGGGTGAAAGGCGTCGTGGAATACACGAAGGACGAGATCCGGCCCCGCTTCCGGGATGCGTGGCGTACCTTCGCTGGTGGCGGGCAGGCGGTGCGTTTGTTGGTGGCGTCCGGCATCGGCTTCTTCGCCTTCAATCTGCAGGACGTGCTGCTGGAGCCGTACGGCGGTGAGATCCTGAAGTTGACGGTGTCGCAAACCACGATGCTCACCGCCATCATGGCGGCGGGGGCCGTGGCGGCCTTCGCCCTGTCGGCCGAGCTGCTGCGTCGGCGGCGCGATCCGATCCGGTTGGCGGCACTCGGTGCATTGGCAGGCATCATTGGATTTGCGATGATCGTCTTCGCGAGTCCGCTCGACTCACCGATGTTGTTTCGCGGTGGCACGGCGATGATCGGCTTCGGCGAAGGGTTGTTCGGTGTCGGCACGTTGTCGTTCGCGATGCAACTGAAGGACGCATCGCAGCACGGCATCGCGCTCGGCGCGTGGGGCGCGGTGTTCGCCACCGCGGAAGGTCTGTCGTTCGCCCTCAGTGGGCTCCTCAAAGATTGGCTATCGCATCTCGTGGAGCGGGGCGCGTTGGGACCGGGGATGAGTGTTGCCTCGGTGCCGTACTCGGTGGTGTATCACCTTGAGATTTTCTCGCTGTTCGCGACACTCGTCGCACTCGGGCCGTTGGTTGCTCGTCGGAGGGCCGGTCGCGCCTCGACGGATGCGACGCCGCGGTCCTTCGGGCTCGCCGATTTACCGGCCTGA
- the puhA gene encoding photosynthetic reaction center subunit H, producing the protein MSDIKAVPADSYNGSALIPTGDPMIDGVGPASWANRSDTPDMTFHNTAKIVPMRLDPTYSIAKGDPDPRGLPVVAADKLVAGTVIELWVNRAEPQVTYYEVQLTGSEKRVMLPAGFVQWPNFGLWGNDKLLVKAITAAQFANVPAIKRDDQITLLEEDMVCAYYAGGHLYAMAERSEPII; encoded by the coding sequence ATGTCCGACATCAAGGCTGTTCCAGCGGATAGCTACAACGGGTCGGCGCTCATTCCGACGGGCGACCCGATGATCGACGGCGTTGGTCCGGCGTCGTGGGCCAATCGGTCCGACACGCCCGACATGACGTTCCATAACACGGCCAAGATCGTGCCGATGCGTCTCGATCCGACGTACTCGATCGCCAAGGGCGATCCGGATCCGCGCGGGCTCCCGGTGGTGGCGGCCGATAAGCTGGTGGCCGGCACGGTCATCGAGCTGTGGGTCAATCGCGCCGAGCCGCAGGTGACGTATTACGAAGTGCAGCTCACGGGAAGCGAGAAGCGCGTGATGCTCCCCGCCGGGTTCGTGCAGTGGCCGAACTTCGGCCTCTGGGGCAACGACAAGTTGCTCGTCAAGGCGATCACGGCCGCACAATTCGCCAACGTGCCCGCCATCAAGCGCGACGATCAGATCACGCTGCTCGAAGAGGATATGGTCTGCGCCTATTACGCCGGCGGTCATCTCTACGCCATGGCCGAACGGAGCGAGCCGATCATATGA
- the puhB gene encoding photosynthetic complex putative assembly protein PuhB codes for MSPGADGTPQYIRGVPHALPEGEHILWQGAPEAMLIAKHVFHWRLLVAYFAVMTVVWAASTALAFNSQEFLVALLVRAGLSALVLAIVFVMAGVVARTSWYAITSQRLVLRLGMVFEMSINVPFTILDSAGVGAFKDGTGQVVLTLTKPNRLAYIALWPHCRVFSINHPQPVLRGLRDPQRIGTLLAQAVADASEGATRAPSDSARATASDPHLAPQPV; via the coding sequence ATGAGTCCCGGCGCCGACGGCACGCCGCAGTACATCCGTGGCGTGCCGCACGCGCTGCCGGAGGGAGAGCATATCCTTTGGCAGGGCGCGCCCGAGGCCATGCTGATCGCCAAGCACGTGTTCCACTGGCGTCTCCTCGTGGCCTACTTCGCTGTGATGACCGTGGTGTGGGCCGCGTCGACCGCATTGGCGTTCAACTCGCAGGAATTCCTGGTGGCGCTGCTGGTTCGTGCGGGGCTGTCCGCGCTCGTCCTCGCCATCGTCTTCGTGATGGCGGGTGTCGTCGCCCGGACATCGTGGTACGCCATCACCTCCCAGCGACTCGTCCTGCGACTGGGCATGGTCTTCGAGATGTCGATCAACGTGCCGTTCACGATCCTCGATTCGGCCGGCGTTGGCGCCTTCAAGGACGGCACGGGGCAGGTGGTACTTACGCTGACGAAACCGAATCGACTCGCCTATATCGCGCTGTGGCCGCACTGCCGCGTGTTCTCGATCAATCACCCGCAGCCTGTGCTGCGCGGACTGCGTGACCCGCAGCGTATCGGCACCTTGTTGGCGCAGGCGGTGGCCGATGCGTCAGAGGGTGCGACGCGAGCGCCATCCGATTCCGCTCGCGCAACGGCGAGCGATCCACACTTGGCACCGCAGCCCGTATGA